A DNA window from Thalassospiraceae bacterium LMO-JJ14 contains the following coding sequences:
- a CDS encoding OmpA family protein, translating into MKFFKFAIAIALLPLLAACAAGPDIASTKAMSNKGTPFHMALQNEYIALAQAEADEYDIEDAVYFNNKAIAAAKGEDVQPQAIKERKITGNAQWELEAARQALRGELLSGAKDWAPLEAAKAQAMFDCWLQEQEEGDQPKDIDACKSVFDASLAKLEKMRPRPMAKPAMKKMMALPGPYTVYFDFDSFDLSATGEAVIKEAAKAGMDAGATGVVVTGHTDKAGSDDYNQGLSRARAASVGNALMSEGIARSMVKREYSGEASPEVATKDGQKEARNRRVTITFTR; encoded by the coding sequence ATGAAGTTTTTCAAATTCGCCATCGCCATCGCACTTTTGCCGCTCCTCGCAGCATGTGCCGCTGGCCCGGACATTGCCTCCACCAAGGCCATGTCGAACAAGGGTACGCCGTTCCACATGGCATTACAGAACGAATATATCGCTCTGGCTCAAGCCGAAGCAGATGAGTATGACATCGAAGATGCCGTCTACTTCAACAACAAAGCCATCGCCGCTGCTAAAGGCGAAGACGTACAACCTCAGGCGATCAAGGAACGCAAGATCACCGGTAACGCACAATGGGAACTCGAAGCAGCCCGTCAGGCACTTCGTGGTGAGTTGCTCTCCGGCGCCAAGGATTGGGCTCCTTTAGAAGCCGCCAAAGCCCAGGCTATGTTCGACTGCTGGCTGCAAGAGCAGGAAGAAGGTGATCAGCCTAAGGACATCGATGCCTGCAAGAGCGTTTTCGATGCCAGCTTGGCAAAACTGGAAAAGATGCGCCCGCGTCCGATGGCGAAACCCGCCATGAAGAAGATGATGGCGCTGCCGGGGCCGTACACTGTCTACTTCGACTTTGACAGCTTCGATCTGAGCGCGACCGGCGAGGCCGTGATCAAGGAAGCCGCGAAGGCAGGCATGGACGCAGGCGCGACCGGTGTTGTCGTTACGGGCCATACGGATAAAGCCGGTAGCGATGACTACAACCAGGGTCTGTCACGTGCCCGTGCCGCCAGTGTCGGCAACGCGCTGATGTCTGAAGGCATAGCCCGCAGCATGGTGAAACGCGAATATTCCGGTGAAGCATCGCCGGAAGTCGCCACCAAGGACGGACAGAAAGAAGCCCGCAACCGTCGGGTGACGATTACCTTTACGCGCTAA
- a CDS encoding GNAT family N-acetyltransferase, producing the protein MSANKVTFRPATRADVRVIAELFQISSEGVADYVWSQLEGPEYEGLSLVERGAKRYLREGVDFSYQNCDIAEIDGQPVGMLHAYVMGDDVGHAPEDMDPILRPFAELEEPKSLYISGLALFGEYRGSGVGTRLLDFAYKRARAEGMKKISLICFEDNEGAYRLYEREGFETRKRRPVEYHELIHHTGHAALMVREA; encoded by the coding sequence ATGTCAGCAAACAAGGTGACATTCCGACCGGCGACACGGGCGGATGTAAGGGTCATTGCGGAGCTTTTCCAGATATCATCCGAAGGAGTCGCGGATTACGTCTGGAGTCAGCTTGAAGGCCCCGAATACGAGGGGCTTTCCCTGGTTGAACGGGGCGCCAAGCGCTACCTCCGCGAAGGTGTCGATTTCTCGTATCAAAATTGCGACATCGCCGAAATCGACGGTCAACCCGTTGGTATGCTGCACGCCTATGTGATGGGTGACGATGTCGGGCATGCGCCCGAAGACATGGATCCGATTTTACGTCCGTTTGCCGAGTTGGAAGAACCGAAGAGCCTGTATATTTCAGGATTGGCGCTATTCGGTGAATACAGAGGCTCGGGCGTCGGCACGCGACTTCTGGATTTCGCCTATAAGCGCGCCCGCGCCGAGGGTATGAAAAAAATCAGCCTCATCTGCTTCGAAGATAACGAAGGCGCTTACCGGCTTTATGAGCGTGAAGGGTTCGAAACCCGAAAACGCCGCCCTGTCGAGTATCATGAACTGATCCATCACACCGGCCATGCGGCGTTAATGGTACGCGAGGCTTAA
- a CDS encoding diguanylate cyclase yields MAGLNEDHVAAENWELIIQSLDRLSEGITIIDANDKLVLFNTQAAEYLGIDNHPIGVGDSLHELEEDDVFDPGSLLMQQLDASREGKPQFFERELDGGRILSVRANPIPGGGVITLYTDITERKAFEKRLIDMATRDELTGLVNRREFFTLAHHEEERAKREGHIVSVMMADADYFKKVNDTYGHAIGDDVLRDLADNCRKIFRKTDIVGRYGGEEFAVVLPGANEDMAKIIAERLRASIEDSVVDSEKGDVKYTISIGIACATGKDFKIEEVLDRADRALYTAKAQGRNRAVFDEPHKAQLKRA; encoded by the coding sequence ATGGCAGGGCTTAACGAAGATCACGTCGCGGCAGAGAATTGGGAGTTGATCATCCAAAGCCTGGACAGGCTTTCCGAAGGCATCACCATCATTGACGCCAATGACAAGCTGGTGCTTTTCAATACACAGGCGGCGGAATACCTCGGCATTGACAATCATCCGATCGGCGTAGGCGATTCACTACACGAGCTCGAGGAAGATGACGTTTTCGATCCCGGTTCGCTTTTGATGCAGCAATTGGATGCGTCGCGCGAAGGTAAACCTCAATTCTTCGAGCGCGAGCTGGATGGCGGCCGCATCCTTAGTGTGCGTGCGAATCCGATCCCCGGCGGCGGGGTGATCACGCTTTACACGGATATCACAGAGCGCAAGGCATTCGAAAAACGTCTGATCGACATGGCGACCCGCGACGAACTGACGGGCCTCGTTAATCGCCGCGAATTCTTTACCCTCGCCCATCACGAGGAAGAACGCGCCAAGCGCGAAGGTCATATTGTCAGCGTCATGATGGCCGACGCCGATTACTTCAAAAAGGTCAACGACACCTATGGGCATGCCATCGGCGATGACGTGCTGCGTGACCTTGCCGACAATTGCCGAAAGATATTTCGTAAAACGGATATCGTCGGGCGCTACGGCGGTGAGGAATTCGCCGTGGTCCTGCCCGGCGCCAACGAAGATATGGCCAAGATCATCGCCGAGCGTCTGCGCGCCAGTATTGAAGACAGCGTTGTTGATTCCGAAAAAGGCGACGTGAAATATACCATCAGCATCGGCATTGCCTGTGCTACGGGGAAAGATTTCAAGATAGAGGAAGTACTCGACCGCGCAGACCGTGCGCTCTATACCGCCAAGGCACAGGGCCGCAATCGCGCCGTCTTCGATGAGCCGCATAAAGCTCAACTCAAGCGTGCCTGA
- a CDS encoding acyl-CoA carboxylase subunit beta has protein sequence MQEIIAELEERRKRARLGGGEKRIESQHAKGKLTARERIDVFLDEGSFEEWDMFVEHRCVDFDMQETSTPGDGVVTGYGTVNGRPVFVFSQDFTVFGGSLSESHAGKICKIMDQAMKVGAPVIGLNDSGGARIQEGVDSLAGYAEVFQRNVLASGVVPQVSLIMGPCAGGAVYSPSMTDFIFMVEDTSYMFVTGPDVVKTVTHETVTAEELGGAITHTTKSGVADRAFTNDMEALLYMRRFVDFLPLNNKEKPPVRPTPDTHDRIEMSLDTLIPDNPNKPYDMKELITKVVDEGDFFELQPNYAGNIIIGFARMEGATVGIVANQPMVLAGCLDINSSIKAARFVRFCDCFNIPIMTFVDVPGFLPGTSQEFGGIIKHGAKLLFAYAEATVPKVTVITRKAYGGAYDVMSSKHLRGDVNFAWPTAEIAVMGPKGAVEIIFRSDIGDSEKIAKRTEEYRTRFANPFIAGHRGFIDDVIMPHSTRKRLCKSLRMLKNKDLQNPWKKHDNIPL, from the coding sequence ATGCAGGAAATCATCGCGGAGCTTGAAGAACGGCGCAAACGTGCGCGGCTTGGCGGCGGCGAGAAGCGGATCGAGTCGCAGCACGCCAAGGGAAAGCTGACGGCCCGCGAACGTATCGACGTATTTCTTGATGAAGGCTCGTTCGAGGAATGGGACATGTTCGTCGAGCACCGCTGCGTCGATTTCGACATGCAGGAAACCTCGACGCCGGGCGACGGCGTCGTGACCGGTTACGGCACCGTCAACGGCCGTCCGGTGTTTGTATTTTCGCAGGATTTCACCGTATTCGGCGGCTCGCTGTCGGAAAGCCACGCCGGCAAGATCTGCAAGATCATGGATCAGGCGATGAAGGTCGGCGCACCGGTGATCGGCCTTAACGATTCCGGCGGCGCGCGTATTCAGGAAGGCGTCGACAGCCTTGCCGGTTATGCCGAGGTGTTTCAGCGTAACGTGCTGGCATCGGGCGTGGTGCCTCAGGTGTCGCTGATCATGGGGCCGTGCGCGGGCGGCGCCGTGTACTCGCCGTCGATGACGGATTTCATCTTCATGGTCGAAGACACCAGTTACATGTTCGTGACCGGCCCGGACGTCGTCAAAACCGTGACGCATGAAACGGTGACGGCCGAAGAACTGGGCGGTGCGATCACACACACCACGAAATCCGGTGTTGCAGACCGCGCCTTCACCAACGACATGGAAGCGCTTTTGTATATGCGCCGGTTCGTCGATTTCCTGCCGCTCAACAACAAGGAAAAACCGCCGGTTCGTCCGACCCCGGATACACACGACCGTATCGAAATGTCGCTGGATACGCTGATCCCCGATAACCCGAACAAGCCCTATGACATGAAGGAACTGATCACCAAAGTGGTGGACGAGGGGGATTTCTTCGAACTGCAGCCGAACTATGCCGGCAACATCATTATCGGTTTTGCGCGCATGGAAGGCGCGACGGTGGGCATCGTCGCCAACCAGCCGATGGTGCTGGCCGGATGCCTGGATATCAATTCATCGATCAAGGCGGCACGTTTCGTGCGCTTCTGCGACTGCTTCAACATCCCGATCATGACATTCGTCGACGTGCCGGGCTTCCTGCCGGGGACCAGCCAGGAATTCGGCGGTATCATCAAGCACGGTGCCAAACTGTTGTTCGCCTATGCCGAAGCAACGGTGCCGAAAGTCACGGTGATTACCCGCAAGGCCTACGGCGGGGCTTATGACGTGATGAGTTCCAAGCACCTGCGCGGCGATGTGAACTTTGCCTGGCCGACGGCGGAAATCGCCGTCATGGGCCCGAAGGGCGCGGTCGAGATTATCTTCCGCTCCGACATCGGTGACTCTGAGAAGATCGCCAAGCGGACCGAGGAATATCGTACCCGTTTCGCCAATCCGTTCATTGCCGGGCACCGCGGCTTCATTGACGATGTGATCATGCCGCACTCGACCCGCAAAAGGCTTTGCAAGTCATTGCGCATGCTGAAGAACAAGGATTTGCAGAATCCCTGGAAAAAGCACGACAACATTCCGTTGTAG
- a CDS encoding N-carbamoyl-D-amino-acid hydrolase, translating to MPRPLVIAVAQSGAVQKSDPRQANVARLCKMLSDAADQGADIVVFTEIALTTFFPRYYAEDRAEMDHWFEREMPNAATQPLFDMARERGVGFYLGYGELTSEGQHFNTSILVDKSGAIVGKYRKVHLPGHDAFDPERAFQHLEKRYFEPGNLGFPVWETMGGTMGMCICNDRRWPETFRVMGLKGVELVMLGYNTPSENSQNAEESADMRKFHNRLTLQAGAYQNATFIAASAKAGTEDGHHMFAESCIVAPSGEIIAMAETENDELVIAEIDLDDTKFGKSTVFDFGRHRRIEHYGIISTQSGVIKPSSGKQE from the coding sequence ATGCCACGTCCGTTAGTCATCGCCGTTGCCCAATCCGGTGCGGTTCAGAAATCCGATCCCCGTCAGGCCAATGTCGCAAGGCTATGCAAGATGCTGTCGGACGCCGCCGATCAAGGGGCGGATATCGTCGTCTTTACCGAGATCGCGCTAACGACATTCTTCCCGCGCTATTACGCGGAAGACCGGGCAGAAATGGATCACTGGTTCGAGCGCGAGATGCCGAATGCCGCGACACAGCCACTGTTCGATATGGCGCGTGAGCGTGGTGTAGGCTTTTATCTGGGTTATGGCGAACTGACCTCAGAAGGCCAGCACTTCAATACGTCGATCCTTGTCGACAAGAGCGGCGCGATCGTCGGCAAATACCGCAAGGTCCATCTGCCCGGGCATGATGCGTTCGACCCTGAACGTGCCTTTCAGCATCTGGAAAAACGCTATTTCGAGCCGGGCAATCTCGGCTTCCCGGTCTGGGAAACCATGGGCGGCACCATGGGCATGTGTATCTGTAACGACCGTCGCTGGCCCGAGACATTCCGCGTTATGGGCCTCAAGGGTGTCGAACTGGTAATGCTTGGGTACAACACGCCTTCGGAAAATTCCCAGAATGCAGAAGAAAGCGCCGACATGCGAAAGTTTCATAACCGTCTGACGCTGCAGGCCGGCGCCTATCAGAACGCAACCTTCATCGCCGCATCCGCCAAGGCCGGCACCGAGGACGGTCATCACATGTTCGCGGAAAGCTGCATCGTCGCGCCCAGTGGCGAAATCATCGCCATGGCTGAAACCGAGAACGATGAGCTGGTCATCGCCGAAATTGATCTTGATGACACCAAATTCGGCAAATCCACTGTTTTTGACTTCGGCCGCCATCGTCGCATTGAACACTACGGCATAATTTCGACACAAAGCGGCGTTATCAAACCTTCAAGCGGCAAGCAGGAATAA
- a CDS encoding AsmA family protein, with translation MGKWIKIAGGVVVVLIAVVVAGVAILGSMDFNQYKGEIATQAKKATGRDLQIAGDLNLEISLNPAIAVNGVTFANADWGSKPAMLTVERFAAEVSLLPLLSGQIVVNRLLVEGVDLLAETNKDGVGNWEFAPGEKAAPAESSDGATTLPSVDQVVMRNIKVTYKDGVTGEAHQVALDELTAAAGSTDAPVKIDAKGSLNEKVFTLAGTLGSVAQMTSADGVYPVDIAADALGVKTTYKGTLGTPGGVIAVDGQIAVAVASLKKTLLEASSLVPALKDVPAIGADKIDLASKVTFDGKNVTLGGMTLLAGKTDLAGNVTASIGGRPNVDVTLTSNLIDLDELLPPSEKKAEAPAEKPADGRVFPKDPLPLDGLKSADAKVAFDGKKIIVQGNHIDDVSVRLTLKGGNLQIQPFQAMVAGTKVSGNVGLNGAVSMPTLAAKLSAAGLDYGELLKQQGMTDIASGKLDADVDVKGAGGSVRALMASLNGMLFVKTENGKIDSSALNIVSSDVMSALPGFNSKDDKKLRCGVVNFDIKDGIASAKALVFETGGLSAIGVGTVDLREEKLNLLVDPRAKQTSLASAAIVPVAITGTFLEPEWALDKAALAGNAASTVAKGAAAFATMGLSLLVESAAKRAVGAIDTTDYCTPALAGKTVVPGKMEQADSGSSTSSGSSGETAPPKQQDSGSGGVVDGVSKGLKSLFGN, from the coding sequence ATGGGCAAGTGGATAAAAATCGCAGGCGGTGTCGTCGTTGTACTGATCGCCGTTGTTGTCGCCGGTGTTGCCATTCTGGGATCGATGGATTTTAACCAGTACAAGGGCGAAATCGCCACACAGGCTAAAAAAGCCACCGGACGTGATCTGCAGATTGCCGGTGACCTTAATCTGGAGATTTCTCTCAATCCCGCCATTGCCGTCAACGGTGTGACTTTTGCGAATGCGGATTGGGGCTCGAAACCGGCAATGCTGACGGTTGAACGCTTCGCTGCCGAGGTTTCGTTGCTGCCTTTGCTGAGCGGGCAAATTGTTGTTAACCGGCTTTTGGTTGAAGGCGTCGATCTGCTGGCGGAAACCAACAAGGACGGCGTTGGTAACTGGGAATTTGCGCCAGGTGAAAAAGCTGCACCGGCCGAAAGCAGTGATGGCGCGACGACATTGCCGTCCGTTGACCAGGTCGTGATGCGCAATATCAAGGTCACCTACAAGGACGGCGTCACCGGCGAAGCGCATCAGGTCGCATTGGATGAACTGACGGCTGCCGCCGGGTCCACCGATGCACCGGTCAAGATCGACGCCAAGGGCAGCCTGAATGAAAAAGTCTTTACGCTGGCCGGGACGCTTGGCTCCGTGGCGCAGATGACCTCCGCCGACGGCGTCTATCCGGTGGATATCGCTGCCGATGCGTTGGGGGTGAAAACCACCTACAAGGGCACCCTTGGGACACCGGGCGGGGTCATCGCGGTTGATGGCCAGATTGCCGTCGCCGTGGCTTCGCTCAAAAAGACCCTGTTGGAAGCTTCGAGCCTTGTTCCGGCCCTGAAAGACGTGCCTGCGATCGGCGCCGACAAGATCGATCTCGCCTCCAAGGTGACGTTCGACGGCAAGAATGTCACGCTGGGCGGCATGACCCTGCTGGCGGGCAAGACCGATCTGGCCGGGAATGTGACCGCGTCCATTGGCGGTCGTCCGAATGTCGACGTGACGTTAACGTCGAACCTGATCGACCTCGACGAATTATTGCCGCCTTCGGAAAAGAAAGCCGAAGCGCCGGCTGAGAAGCCTGCCGACGGCCGTGTGTTTCCGAAAGACCCGTTGCCGCTTGACGGTCTTAAATCTGCGGATGCCAAGGTAGCCTTCGACGGCAAGAAGATCATCGTGCAGGGCAATCATATCGACGACGTGTCGGTGCGCCTGACCCTCAAGGGCGGCAATCTGCAGATACAACCGTTCCAGGCAATGGTGGCAGGGACCAAGGTTTCAGGCAATGTCGGGCTGAATGGTGCCGTCAGCATGCCGACTTTGGCCGCCAAGTTGAGTGCAGCCGGGCTGGATTATGGCGAACTGCTGAAACAGCAGGGCATGACCGATATTGCATCGGGCAAGCTCGATGCCGATGTCGATGTCAAAGGGGCCGGCGGATCGGTTCGTGCCCTGATGGCGAGCCTGAACGGCATGCTGTTCGTGAAAACCGAAAACGGCAAGATCGACAGCAGTGCTCTGAATATCGTGTCGTCCGATGTGATGTCGGCACTGCCGGGGTTCAATTCCAAAGATGACAAAAAACTGCGCTGTGGTGTCGTCAATTTCGACATCAAGGACGGGATCGCCAGCGCCAAGGCTCTGGTCTTCGAAACCGGCGGCCTGTCGGCAATCGGTGTCGGCACCGTCGATCTGCGTGAGGAAAAACTGAATCTCCTCGTCGACCCGCGTGCCAAACAGACAAGCCTTGCGAGTGCGGCTATCGTACCCGTGGCCATTACCGGCACTTTCCTTGAGCCGGAATGGGCGCTCGATAAAGCGGCATTGGCCGGAAATGCAGCCAGTACCGTTGCCAAGGGGGCTGCAGCGTTTGCAACCATGGGGCTGTCATTGCTGGTTGAAAGTGCCGCCAAGCGTGCCGTGGGTGCCATTGATACCACCGATTACTGCACCCCGGCGCTTGCCGGAAAAACCGTTGTCCCAGGCAAGATGGAGCAAGCCGATAGTGGTAGTTCTACGTCATCCGGCAGTTCCGGCGAAACAGCACCGCCGAAACAGCAAGACAGCGGCAGCGGCGGTGTCGTCGACGGCGTGTCGAAAGGCCTCAAATCCCTGTTCGGCAACTAG
- a CDS encoding ATP12 family protein: MADDTPAAKARDKTAALRKRFYKSVGVEPGDDGFLIKLDGHPVKTPGKADVLLSARALADAIAEEWDAQVEKINPHSMPLTQIACTAIDKVAPNRTEIRDQMVRFANADLLCYRAETPMDLAQRQHNTWQPVLDWLADAHGIALATSTALIAEDQDPGSLRAAMVAVGALDDHELAAMAVLTQALGSFALAMAVVHGHLDWEAATGASQLDEKFQSELWGEDREAVQRLRVLRDDIAAAARYLTLHRTKN, translated from the coding sequence ATGGCTGACGACACACCCGCAGCGAAGGCGCGGGACAAAACGGCCGCGCTCCGTAAGCGGTTTTATAAATCGGTTGGTGTCGAGCCGGGAGACGATGGTTTCCTGATAAAGCTCGACGGCCACCCGGTTAAAACCCCTGGAAAAGCGGATGTCCTGCTCAGTGCCCGCGCTTTGGCCGATGCGATTGCGGAGGAATGGGATGCGCAAGTTGAAAAAATCAATCCGCATTCCATGCCATTGACGCAAATCGCCTGCACGGCCATCGATAAGGTCGCGCCGAACCGAACCGAGATTCGCGACCAGATGGTGCGCTTCGCCAATGCGGATTTACTGTGCTATCGGGCCGAAACACCCATGGACCTTGCGCAACGCCAACATAATACCTGGCAGCCGGTGCTGGACTGGCTTGCCGATGCGCACGGGATTGCGCTTGCAACCTCGACGGCGCTGATTGCCGAAGACCAGGATCCGGGATCGCTGCGGGCGGCTATGGTCGCCGTTGGTGCGCTCGACGATCATGAACTCGCGGCAATGGCCGTGCTGACGCAGGCACTGGGATCGTTCGCGCTGGCCATGGCAGTGGTGCACGGGCACCTGGACTGGGAAGCAGCGACGGGCGCATCGCAACTCGACGAGAAATTCCAAAGTGAATTGTGGGGCGAGGACCGCGAAGCTGTGCAGCGCCTGCGAGTACTCAGAGATGATATCGCGGCAGCAGCGCGTTACCTTACCTTGCACCGCACAAAAAATTAG
- a CDS encoding HAD-IA family hydrolase: MSAIVKLAVFDCDGTLVDSQHAINACMSDAFRNVGLVPPPIAKVRRVVGLPLAEAIENLVTNDNAPIKDMVEAYSLSWHSLRAVGNLDEPLFDGTHALLSSLLADDWTLGVATGKSMRGLRHTLEHHGLDAVFSTLQTADLARGKPDPEMLHLAMKETAASADNTVMIGDTTYDIEMAVSAGVRALGVAWGYHSPEDLQRAGAAMVFETVTELEHYLKSMED, from the coding sequence TTGTCCGCGATAGTAAAACTAGCGGTTTTCGATTGCGATGGAACGCTTGTCGACAGCCAGCATGCGATCAATGCCTGCATGTCGGATGCATTCCGGAATGTCGGGCTGGTACCGCCGCCGATTGCCAAAGTGCGCCGGGTTGTCGGGTTGCCGTTGGCGGAGGCCATCGAAAATCTGGTGACGAACGATAATGCCCCGATAAAAGACATGGTCGAGGCGTATTCCCTTTCCTGGCACAGCCTGCGGGCAGTCGGAAATCTCGACGAGCCGTTGTTTGATGGGACACACGCACTGTTATCCAGTTTATTGGCCGATGACTGGACACTCGGTGTAGCAACCGGAAAATCCATGCGGGGGCTTCGCCATACCCTTGAACATCATGGACTTGATGCTGTTTTCTCTACGCTTCAGACAGCCGACTTGGCGCGCGGCAAGCCAGATCCGGAAATGCTGCATTTGGCGATGAAAGAAACTGCCGCCTCTGCGGATAATACGGTGATGATCGGCGATACAACATATGATATCGAAATGGCAGTCTCTGCAGGGGTGCGTGCACTCGGCGTTGCTTGGGGGTACCATTCTCCCGAGGATTTGCAGAGAGCCGGCGCCGCCATGGTCTTTGAGACCGTGACTGAACTTGAGCATTACTTGAAAAGTATGGAGGACTAA